Proteins from one Algicella marina genomic window:
- a CDS encoding DUF934 domain-containing protein, with translation MTQLITRDGFVAETWPATGHIFDFDAYWLGHDLPEEEPLGVRLDVAQDAADIVPWFERLSLVVIPFASSADGRGFSLARQLRQLGYKGRIRAEGHVLVDQFRAALRVGIDEVEISDDQAARNPEEQWLAVSLSQSYQQRLFAAE, from the coding sequence ATGACACAGCTGATCACCCGCGACGGCTTCGTGGCGGAGACATGGCCCGCAACCGGGCACATCTTCGATTTCGATGCCTACTGGCTCGGCCATGACCTGCCCGAGGAGGAACCGCTCGGCGTCCGCCTCGATGTCGCGCAGGATGCCGCCGACATCGTGCCGTGGTTCGAGCGTCTGTCGCTCGTCGTCATCCCCTTCGCCTCCAGCGCCGACGGCCGCGGCTTCAGCCTCGCCCGCCAGCTGCGCCAGCTTGGCTACAAGGGCCGCATCCGCGCCGAAGGCCACGTTCTGGTCGATCAGTTCCGCGCGGCCCTGCGCGTCGGCATCGACGAGGTCGAAATCTCCGACGATCAGGCCGCCCGCAACCCTGAAGAGCAATGGCTGGCCGTCAGCCTCAGCCAATCCTATCAGCAGCGGCTCTTCGCCGCCGAGTAA
- a CDS encoding cupin domain-containing protein, with product MSSGLQSCDFATGRGWPILPPSGVLGGRAMRVNADFGERVVIRPEDYQWRASPAAGVERMMLDRVGEEVARATTIVRFAPDSWFDAHTHGGGEEYLVLEGVFSDESGDYPAGTYVRNPIGSRHKPHTKEGCTIFVKLCQFEEGDDAQFHVDTRSADYQPGSAEGITVLPLHSVPGETVRMLHFAPGAKGPRHAHEGGEEILVIEGELADEHGRYPAGTWVRNPVGSSHLAYSDTGCLIYVKSGHLAQVAAD from the coding sequence GTGTCGAGCGGATTGCAGTCTTGTGATTTTGCCACCGGGCGCGGCTGGCCTATCCTGCCGCCGAGTGGCGTGCTGGGAGGACGGGCGATGCGGGTAAATGCGGATTTCGGTGAACGGGTGGTCATCCGTCCGGAGGACTATCAGTGGCGTGCCTCGCCGGCGGCGGGCGTGGAGCGGATGATGCTCGACCGGGTGGGCGAAGAGGTGGCGCGGGCGACGACGATCGTGCGGTTCGCGCCTGACAGTTGGTTCGACGCCCACACGCACGGCGGTGGCGAGGAATATCTGGTGCTGGAGGGCGTGTTCTCCGACGAGAGCGGCGACTACCCGGCGGGCACCTACGTGCGCAACCCGATCGGCAGCCGCCACAAGCCGCATACGAAGGAAGGCTGCACGATCTTCGTGAAGCTCTGCCAGTTCGAGGAAGGTGACGACGCCCAGTTCCATGTCGATACCCGCAGTGCCGACTATCAGCCCGGTTCAGCCGAGGGTATCACGGTGCTGCCGTTGCATTCGGTGCCGGGCGAGACGGTACGAATGCTGCATTTCGCGCCGGGTGCGAAGGGCCCGCGTCACGCTCATGAGGGCGGCGAGGAAATCCTGGTGATCGAGGGGGAACTGGCCGACGAGCACGGACGCTATCCCGCCGGCACATGGGTGCGCAATCCGGTAGGTTCTTCCCACCTGGCCTATTCGGATACCGGGTGCCTGATTTACGTGAAATCAGGGCACCTGGCGCAGGTGGCGGCGGACTGA
- a CDS encoding nitrite/sulfite reductase, with product MYDYSNFDADFVHSRVAEFRGQVERRLDGSLTEDEFKPLRLMNGLYLQLHAYMLRIAVPYGTLKSRQMRQLAYIADTWDKGYGHFTTRQNIQFNWPKLKDVPDILEALADVEMHAIQTSGNCIRNVTADHFAGAAADEIEDPRPTAELIRQWSTDHPEFAYLPRKFKVAVTGSPNDRAVTKAHDIGLRMVRNEAGEPGYEVVIGGGLGRTPMIGKVVRDFLPKADLLAYLEAILQVYNLSGRRDNKYKARIKILVHETGLEELREQIEANFERQSRLLPDVDPAIVARIEASFAEPEWDTREAPAPVLEAGLKSFVDTNVTAHKQPNYAIVSVSIKPIGGTPGDATSAQMRALADLAEKYSHDELRISHEQNVILPHVHRADIPAVYAALREAGLATANIGLVSDIIACPGMDYCALATARSIPIAQQISEVFSDLDAQRDIGPLKIKISGCINACGHHHVGHIGILGLDRAGVENYQITLGGDGTETATIGERTGHGFAYDEIVPAVERLIETYLEIRETAEETFLQTYRRTGADPFKTALYGEENKANAA from the coding sequence ATGTACGATTATTCCAATTTCGACGCCGATTTCGTCCACTCCCGCGTTGCCGAATTCCGTGGCCAGGTGGAACGTCGTCTCGACGGTTCGCTGACGGAGGACGAGTTCAAGCCCCTGCGCCTGATGAACGGCCTCTACCTGCAGCTTCACGCCTACATGCTGCGCATCGCCGTGCCCTACGGCACGCTGAAATCGCGCCAGATGCGCCAGCTCGCCTACATCGCCGATACGTGGGATAAAGGCTACGGCCACTTCACCACCCGCCAGAACATCCAGTTCAACTGGCCCAAACTCAAGGATGTGCCCGACATCCTCGAAGCGCTGGCCGATGTGGAAATGCACGCCATCCAGACCAGCGGCAACTGCATCCGCAACGTCACCGCCGACCATTTCGCCGGTGCCGCGGCCGATGAGATCGAGGATCCGCGCCCCACGGCCGAGCTGATCCGCCAGTGGTCCACCGACCACCCGGAATTCGCCTACCTGCCGCGCAAGTTCAAGGTCGCCGTCACCGGCTCGCCGAATGACCGCGCGGTGACCAAGGCGCACGACATCGGCCTGCGCATGGTGCGCAACGAAGCCGGAGAACCGGGCTACGAAGTGGTGATCGGCGGCGGCCTCGGCCGCACGCCCATGATCGGCAAGGTCGTCCGCGACTTCCTGCCGAAGGCCGACCTGCTCGCCTATCTCGAAGCGATCCTGCAGGTCTACAACCTCTCCGGCCGCCGCGACAACAAGTACAAGGCCCGCATCAAGATCCTCGTGCACGAAACGGGGCTGGAGGAGCTGCGCGAACAGATCGAAGCCAATTTCGAGCGTCAGTCCCGGCTCCTGCCTGATGTCGATCCCGCCATCGTCGCCCGCATTGAGGCGAGCTTCGCCGAGCCCGAATGGGACACCCGCGAAGCCCCCGCCCCGGTGCTGGAAGCCGGCCTGAAAAGCTTCGTCGACACCAACGTCACGGCGCACAAGCAGCCGAACTACGCCATCGTGTCGGTCTCGATCAAACCCATCGGCGGCACGCCGGGCGATGCCACTAGCGCGCAGATGCGCGCCCTCGCGGACCTCGCGGAGAAGTACAGCCACGACGAGCTGCGCATCTCCCACGAGCAGAACGTCATCCTGCCGCATGTGCACCGCGCCGATATCCCGGCCGTCTACGCCGCCCTGCGCGAAGCCGGTCTCGCCACGGCCAATATCGGCCTCGTGTCCGATATCATCGCCTGCCCGGGCATGGATTACTGCGCGCTGGCCACGGCCCGCTCCATCCCCATCGCCCAGCAGATCTCGGAAGTGTTCTCCGATCTCGACGCCCAGCGCGATATCGGCCCGCTGAAGATCAAGATCTCCGGCTGCATCAACGCCTGCGGCCACCACCATGTCGGCCATATCGGCATTCTGGGGCTGGATCGCGCAGGGGTGGAAAACTACCAGATCACCCTGGGCGGCGACGGCACCGAGACGGCGACGATCGGCGAACGCACGGGCCACGGCTTTGCGTATGACGAAATCGTCCCGGCGGTCGAACGGCTGATCGAAACCTATCTCGAAATCCGCGAAACGGCGGAGGAAACCTTCCTGCAAACCTACCGCCGCACCGGCGCGGACCCTTTCAAGACCGCGCTCTATGGCGAGGAGAACAAGGCAAATGCTGCTTGA
- a CDS encoding phosphoadenylyl-sulfate reductase → MLLDPSIRFQPDLAVEALNARYEGAPPQDVLHAALRFYAGGIAVVSSFGAESAVLLHMVSEINPHTPVLLIDTEMLFPQTIAYQEELTAWLGLTDVRRIRQDRAELKQRDPYGALHLSNPDACCTMRKVEPLERALQHFTASISGRKRFQAGTRVAMPLFEQERGGRIKVNPLAEWSPKEIAAYMVAHDLPRHPLVAEGYPSIGCMPCTSKVGEGEDARAGRWRGQDKIECGIHFTPEGARRAS, encoded by the coding sequence ATGCTGCTTGATCCGAGCATAAGGTTCCAGCCCGACCTCGCGGTCGAGGCGCTCAACGCCCGCTACGAGGGCGCGCCGCCGCAGGATGTGCTGCACGCGGCGCTGCGCTTCTACGCGGGCGGCATCGCCGTGGTGTCTTCCTTCGGCGCCGAAAGCGCGGTGCTCCTGCATATGGTGTCCGAGATCAACCCGCACACGCCGGTGCTGCTGATCGACACCGAGATGCTGTTTCCCCAGACCATCGCCTACCAGGAGGAGCTGACGGCGTGGCTCGGCCTGACCGACGTGCGCCGCATCCGGCAGGATCGGGCGGAGCTGAAACAGCGCGATCCCTACGGCGCGCTGCACCTCTCCAACCCCGATGCCTGCTGCACCATGCGCAAGGTCGAGCCGCTGGAGCGGGCGCTGCAGCACTTCACCGCGTCCATTTCGGGCCGCAAGCGCTTCCAGGCCGGCACCCGCGTCGCCATGCCGTTGTTCGAGCAGGAACGCGGCGGCCGCATCAAGGTCAACCCGCTGGCCGAATGGAGTCCGAAGGAAATCGCCGCCTACATGGTGGCGCACGACCTGCCGCGTCACCCGCTGGTCGCCGAAGGCTACCCGTCCATCGGCTGCATGCCCTGCACATCCAAGGTCGGCGAGGGCGAGGATGCCCGCGCCGGGCGCTGGCGCGGCCAGGACAAGATCGAATGCGGCATTCATTTCACGCCCGAAGGCGCAAGGAGAGCATCATGA
- a CDS encoding DUF2849 domain-containing protein, protein MARKFLPKVATGNHLLEGDVVYFTAQGGWTRLHEEAAVAETPEAADALLAQASAFPQEIVGVYLADAELTEEGPQPVHFREAFRTRGPSNYFHGKQAEL, encoded by the coding sequence ATGGCCCGGAAGTTCCTTCCCAAGGTTGCCACGGGCAACCACCTTCTCGAAGGCGATGTCGTCTATTTCACGGCCCAGGGTGGCTGGACGCGCCTGCACGAAGAGGCCGCAGTGGCCGAGACACCCGAGGCGGCGGACGCGCTTCTGGCGCAAGCCTCCGCCTTCCCGCAGGAAATCGTCGGCGTCTACCTCGCCGATGCCGAACTCACCGAAGAGGGCCCGCAGCCCGTTCACTTCCGGGAGGCGTTCCGCACGCGCGGTCCTTCCAACTACTTCCACGGCAAGCAGGCGGAGCTTTAA
- a CDS encoding ferredoxin--NADP reductase produces the protein MTVQTPVLPDAQTVTTIHHWTDRLFSFRLSRPQSLRFRSGEFVMIGLLGDNGKPLLRAYSIASPSWDDSLEFYSIKVQDGPLTSRLQHIQPGDQVILRPKPVGTLVVDALLPGKRLYMIATGTGVAPFASLLRDPEVYEKFDEVVLTHTCREVADLAYGKQLIESLDSDPLIGEFAKGRVKYVPTTTQEESANTGRITDWISSGKLAAHLGLPDLDPTDDRVMICGSMGLNTDIKEIIEAKGFEEGANSAPGHYVLEKAFVG, from the coding sequence ATGACCGTTCAGACCCCCGTACTGCCCGACGCCCAGACCGTTACCACCATCCACCACTGGACGGACCGGCTGTTCTCCTTCCGCCTGTCGCGCCCGCAGAGCTTGCGTTTCCGCTCCGGCGAATTCGTGATGATCGGCCTGCTGGGCGACAACGGCAAACCGCTGCTGCGCGCCTATTCCATCGCCAGCCCGTCCTGGGACGACAGCCTCGAATTCTACTCGATCAAGGTGCAGGACGGCCCGCTGACCTCGCGGCTTCAGCACATCCAGCCCGGCGATCAGGTGATCCTGCGCCCCAAACCCGTCGGCACCCTCGTGGTCGATGCGCTCCTGCCCGGCAAACGTCTCTACATGATCGCCACCGGCACCGGCGTCGCCCCCTTCGCCAGCCTGCTGCGCGACCCGGAAGTCTACGAGAAATTCGACGAGGTCGTCCTCACCCACACCTGCCGCGAAGTGGCGGATCTCGCCTATGGCAAACAACTGATCGAAAGCCTCGACAGCGACCCGCTGATCGGCGAATTCGCGAAGGGCCGCGTCAAGTACGTCCCCACCACCACCCAGGAAGAAAGCGCCAACACCGGCCGCATCACCGACTGGATCTCATCCGGCAAACTCGCCGCCCACCTCGGCCTGCCGGATCTCGACCCTACAGACGACCGCGTGATGATCTGCGGCTCGATGGGGCTGAACACGGACATCAAGGAAATCATCGAGGCCAAGGGCTTCGAGGAAGGCGCCAACAGCGCGCCCGGCCATTACGTGCTGGAAAAGGCCTTCGTCGGCTGA